A part of Synechococcus sp. KORDI-49 genomic DNA contains:
- a CDS encoding glycosyltransferase — protein MPAALQGALMVFAPTRQAASETFIRANLAGLPFRIQAWFGDERPLVQPLRCLYGSAILLSKLLTRLRLLRLAGLPAAWVAWLLIRLDPPDVVLAEFGFEAVRVMEACRWSGVPLVVHFRGSDASARNRIGLLEERYRRLLRLAGGVIVKSERMALRLEELGAERQRIQISPSGANPALFHGSQPCQSPPLLLAVGRFVAKKGPLLTLRAFQLCLQRTDVSPLPQLWMVGEGPLLAEARRFVVQHQLQNNVVFAGVCSQEQVAERMRQVRAFVQHSIVAPDGDSEGSPVAVMEAQLSGLPVIATRHAGIPDVVLDGGTGLLVEEGDVDAMAQAMLTLLAEPMLAQKLGEAGQRRALQHFTVEHHLRDVTELLLRVSSAARALS, from the coding sequence ATGCCGGCGGCTCTTCAGGGTGCACTGATGGTGTTCGCTCCAACGCGCCAGGCGGCGAGTGAAACCTTCATCCGCGCCAACCTGGCGGGACTTCCGTTTCGGATCCAGGCCTGGTTCGGGGACGAGCGCCCCCTCGTTCAACCCCTTCGGTGTCTGTACGGCAGCGCGATCCTGCTGAGCAAGCTGCTGACGCGGCTACGTTTGCTGCGACTCGCCGGATTGCCGGCTGCATGGGTGGCCTGGCTGTTGATTCGCCTTGATCCCCCGGATGTGGTGCTGGCGGAATTCGGCTTCGAAGCGGTGCGCGTGATGGAAGCCTGCCGCTGGAGTGGTGTGCCGCTGGTGGTGCATTTCCGTGGATCCGATGCGTCGGCCCGGAACCGCATCGGGCTGTTGGAGGAGCGCTACCGCCGGCTGCTGCGTCTGGCCGGTGGCGTGATCGTGAAATCGGAACGGATGGCCCTTCGCCTGGAGGAGCTCGGTGCTGAACGGCAGCGGATTCAGATCAGCCCATCCGGTGCCAATCCGGCGCTGTTTCATGGCAGTCAGCCTTGTCAATCGCCTCCGCTGCTTCTGGCGGTCGGTCGCTTCGTGGCCAAGAAGGGTCCGCTGCTCACCTTGCGGGCTTTTCAGCTCTGTCTGCAGCGAACCGATGTCTCACCGCTTCCGCAGTTATGGATGGTGGGAGAGGGCCCGCTGCTTGCAGAAGCGAGGCGGTTTGTTGTTCAGCATCAGCTGCAGAACAATGTGGTGTTTGCCGGGGTCTGTTCTCAGGAGCAGGTGGCGGAACGGATGCGTCAGGTGCGTGCCTTCGTGCAGCACTCGATCGTGGCCCCGGATGGAGACAGTGAGGGAAGCCCCGTGGCTGTGATGGAAGCGCAGCTCAGCGGCCTGCCAGTGATCGCCACCCGTCATGCCGGGATTCCTGATGTGGTTCTCGATGGGGGAACGGGCCTGCTGGTGGAGGAGGGAGACGTGGACGCGATGGCCCAGGCGATGCTGACCCTGCTCGCAGAACCGATGCTGGCTCAAAAGCTTGGAGAGGCCGGCCAGAGGCGCGCCCTCCAGCACTTCACGGTGGAGCATCATTTGCGGGACGTCACCGAACTGCTGTTGCGGGTGAGTTCCGCGGCCCGGGCATTGTCATGA
- a CDS encoding glycosyltransferase family 2 protein translates to MKSTSIVIPCFNESRAIESTIRDIFSHLKKHENQCTDVIIINDGSKDGSKELLDQLAADLQSEPFRVVHHSRNLGYGAALKTGIRRSNADLICITDADGTYPNHRIPELITSAFQHDMVVGARTGEDVDYSTIRSIPKLILVPWVSFLCGSNVPDMNSGLRVFRRDLAMKFLSLLPDGFSFTTTITICMLRNRHDVLFVPISYTKRIGKSHIKPIRDTARFVQLIARTGMYFAPMRLLTPVAAFFGVLFVLSSAHDVFILNDLTDKTILLAFITLNVMMFALLADMIDKRSAH, encoded by the coding sequence ATGAAGAGCACTAGCATTGTTATCCCCTGCTTCAACGAATCGAGGGCGATCGAGTCAACAATACGAGATATTTTTAGCCATTTAAAGAAGCATGAAAACCAATGCACTGATGTCATTATCATCAATGACGGATCAAAGGATGGCTCAAAAGAGCTCTTGGATCAACTTGCTGCAGACCTTCAAAGCGAACCATTCCGCGTCGTCCACCACAGCCGCAATCTTGGCTATGGCGCTGCATTGAAAACTGGAATACGTCGCTCCAATGCAGACCTGATCTGTATCACCGATGCGGACGGAACTTATCCGAATCACAGGATCCCTGAACTAATCACCTCAGCCTTTCAACACGACATGGTGGTAGGTGCACGGACAGGGGAAGACGTTGACTATTCAACCATCAGAAGCATTCCAAAGCTGATTCTGGTGCCATGGGTCTCCTTCCTGTGCGGCAGCAATGTTCCAGACATGAATTCGGGTCTACGCGTGTTCCGCCGCGATCTTGCAATGAAATTCCTGAGCCTGCTACCTGATGGATTCAGCTTCACGACAACAATCACAATTTGCATGCTGCGAAACCGCCACGATGTACTCTTCGTGCCGATCAGCTACACCAAACGCATCGGCAAGAGCCATATCAAACCAATTCGAGACACCGCAAGATTCGTGCAGCTAATTGCACGAACAGGAATGTATTTTGCACCAATGAGACTGCTCACACCTGTGGCGGCATTCTTTGGCGTTCTTTTCGTGCTCAGCAGCGCTCACGACGTATTTATCCTGAACGACCTTACTGATAAAACAATTTTACTTGCCTTCATCACATTGAATGTGATGATGTTTGCTCTACTTGCCGACATGATCGACAAGCGAAGTGCCCATTAA
- the kdsB gene encoding 3-deoxy-manno-octulosonate cytidylyltransferase, whose translation MTIQRSLVAVPARLQSSRLPNKVMADIGGKPMIQRVLERCREASGVATVVLCTDSDQLRDLAEGLGFPALMTSEHCSSGSERIASVAEQLMALAWGDQAPVADETAIINVQGDQPFIDPAVIEGMVTEFGRLNPVPAVVTPVYRLHPETIHNPNVVKTLLAHDGRALYFSRSAIPHVRDVDPADWHRHATYWGHVGMYGFRGDVLAAWDQLPASPLEDLERLEQLRLIEAGHTIASFEVSGTSLSVDTADQLEQARQMAASA comes from the coding sequence ATGACGATTCAACGCAGCCTGGTGGCCGTTCCGGCCCGTCTGCAGTCATCCCGGCTGCCCAACAAGGTGATGGCGGACATCGGCGGCAAGCCGATGATCCAGCGGGTGCTGGAGCGCTGTCGGGAGGCATCCGGTGTGGCAACTGTTGTGCTGTGCACCGATAGCGATCAGCTGCGTGATCTGGCGGAGGGACTCGGCTTCCCTGCCTTGATGACCTCGGAGCACTGCAGTTCCGGCAGCGAGCGGATCGCGTCGGTGGCCGAGCAGCTGATGGCCCTGGCCTGGGGGGATCAGGCCCCTGTGGCGGATGAGACGGCCATCATCAACGTGCAGGGCGACCAGCCCTTCATCGATCCGGCGGTGATCGAGGGGATGGTTACGGAGTTCGGTCGTCTCAATCCCGTGCCTGCCGTTGTGACCCCGGTGTATCGGCTGCATCCGGAGACGATTCACAACCCGAATGTGGTCAAGACCCTGCTCGCCCATGACGGCCGAGCGCTGTATTTCTCCCGCTCGGCCATTCCGCACGTGCGCGATGTGGACCCTGCCGATTGGCACCGACATGCCACCTACTGGGGGCATGTCGGGATGTACGGCTTCCGCGGGGATGTGCTGGCGGCATGGGATCAGCTGCCCGCATCGCCACTGGAGGATCTCGAACGTCTGGAACAGTTGCGCCTGATCGAGGCGGGGCACACGATCGCCAGTTTCGAGGTGAGTGGCACCTCCCTGTCGGTGGATACCGCCGATCAACTGGAGCAGGCCCGCCAGATGGCGGCTTCCGCCTAG
- a CDS encoding glycosyltransferase family 39 protein, which yields MDVQMPKQVVSSLRPVLRRMAFTSFNRISALMALAGFLWILFHSAHGINGDEIGSDAGQNLQSALNLVGHGVYGEGVFEGIPEHGFRREPFPNVLLAIHLLISSWFVPGMDFTQAHQDQDFLRIAKGVNVSYVAVLLGGLWILLRRLIRPEFIADGLSLVLFFFVDRYFIQFEINDLNTELPASACLVWVSLLLVLAHQQGQGRWLMASGLGFGLLVLTKASGAYVALVAIPVLAFYLHCKAPYFLRTFALISLGFALAVLPWVVRNSRHFNRPVIAQGGGDVLLIRSSFNTMTPEEYRNSFYAYAPVIVRDHVLGPSMSLSENDFECGYALDRFNRNLPCDRLALEENRYQDVRSFYQIGKRALPGSMGLLRDEKQAVALKRIRENPLQHILVSVPMAWRGLWSFAKVKYWLGTGLNFFAYASMFVAVVLGIVQKKFIWLAISIIPAGYFLFYAFLSHFIPRYSEPMIPLAFVCMSVLGVAIASQCLPSSFGRLRF from the coding sequence ATGGATGTGCAAATGCCAAAGCAAGTCGTCTCTTCCCTTCGCCCTGTTTTGCGCAGGATGGCCTTCACTTCATTCAACAGGATCTCCGCCTTGATGGCATTGGCCGGATTTCTGTGGATTTTGTTTCACAGTGCTCATGGCATCAATGGTGATGAGATCGGTAGCGATGCTGGTCAGAACCTTCAGTCTGCCTTGAACCTTGTCGGTCATGGGGTTTATGGAGAAGGAGTCTTTGAGGGCATTCCTGAGCATGGCTTCCGGAGAGAGCCATTCCCCAATGTTCTGCTGGCAATTCATCTTTTGATTTCGTCCTGGTTTGTGCCTGGGATGGACTTCACCCAAGCGCATCAGGATCAGGATTTTCTGCGCATTGCCAAAGGAGTTAATGTGAGTTATGTGGCTGTCTTGTTGGGGGGCTTGTGGATCCTGTTACGCCGTTTGATTCGGCCTGAATTCATTGCGGACGGCTTATCTTTGGTTTTGTTTTTCTTTGTAGATCGCTATTTTATTCAATTTGAAATCAATGATCTGAATACGGAGTTGCCCGCATCCGCCTGCCTCGTGTGGGTCTCGCTGTTGCTTGTGCTCGCTCATCAGCAAGGGCAAGGGCGTTGGCTCATGGCCTCTGGATTGGGCTTTGGGCTCCTGGTGCTGACCAAGGCAAGCGGTGCCTATGTTGCGTTGGTGGCAATTCCTGTTTTGGCCTTTTATTTGCATTGTAAGGCTCCATATTTCCTGCGAACTTTTGCATTGATCTCGCTCGGCTTTGCTTTGGCGGTGCTGCCTTGGGTCGTGAGAAATTCGCGGCATTTCAATCGGCCAGTGATCGCTCAGGGTGGCGGCGACGTGCTGTTGATCCGCTCTTCGTTTAATACAATGACTCCTGAGGAATACAGAAACTCATTTTATGCCTACGCGCCTGTCATTGTTCGTGATCATGTTCTCGGGCCTTCAATGTCACTGTCGGAAAATGATTTTGAGTGTGGCTATGCGTTAGACCGGTTTAATCGTAATCTTCCGTGTGATCGACTTGCGCTTGAAGAAAATCGGTATCAGGATGTGCGTTCGTTTTATCAGATTGGCAAGCGCGCCTTGCCGGGCTCCATGGGCCTCCTGCGAGACGAGAAGCAGGCTGTTGCCTTGAAGCGAATTCGTGAAAATCCTCTGCAACACATTCTCGTCTCTGTCCCGATGGCCTGGCGTGGTCTGTGGTCATTTGCGAAAGTTAAATACTGGCTGGGAACAGGTCTTAATTTCTTTGCTTATGCATCAATGTTTGTTGCTGTTGTTCTTGGGATCGTCCAGAAGAAATTTATCTGGCTGGCCATCTCGATCATCCCGGCGGGATACTTTCTTTTCTATGCTTTTTTGAGCCATTTCATCCCGAGATATTCCGAGCCTATGATTCCCCTGGCTTTTGTATGCATGAGTGTTCTTGGTGTTGCGATAGCAAGTCAATGTCTGCCTTCGTCCTTCGGCCGTCTTCGTTTTTGA
- a CDS encoding HAD family hydrolase, with product MSPWRWWWLQRRLRDVQLLVLDVDGVLTDGGLWFSADGQLIKRFDVRDGLGIRLLQTAGLEIAFLSGGQGGATEVRARQLGIRHCLVGIKDKPMALSALQRQLEVSQAQTAFLGDDLNDLAVRPVVGLLFAPADACRPVRRGADAVLHHRGGHGAVRELAERLLQARGRWQMLSRKGWRDRND from the coding sequence GTGAGCCCTTGGCGCTGGTGGTGGCTGCAACGCCGGCTGCGCGACGTGCAGCTGCTCGTGCTCGATGTGGATGGCGTCCTCACCGATGGAGGTCTCTGGTTCTCAGCCGACGGGCAGTTGATCAAACGCTTCGATGTGCGGGATGGTCTCGGCATCCGGCTTCTGCAGACAGCGGGATTGGAGATCGCCTTCCTCAGCGGTGGTCAGGGAGGGGCCACAGAGGTGCGTGCCCGTCAGCTGGGCATTCGCCACTGCCTGGTGGGGATCAAGGACAAACCGATGGCACTCAGTGCCCTGCAACGGCAGCTGGAGGTGAGCCAGGCTCAGACCGCCTTTCTCGGGGATGACCTCAACGATCTGGCGGTGCGTCCGGTGGTCGGGCTGCTGTTCGCCCCGGCCGATGCCTGCCGACCGGTGCGGCGCGGGGCTGATGCCGTGCTGCACCACCGTGGGGGGCACGGAGCCGTTCGCGAACTGGCGGAACGACTGCTCCAGGCCCGAGGTCGCTGGCAGATGCTCAGCCGCAAGGGCTGGCGGGATCGCAACGACTAG
- a CDS encoding UvrD-helicase domain-containing protein: protein MSFLAGLNDAQRRAVDHHEGPLLVVAGAGSGKTRALTHRIAHLIGAHGVDPAQVLAVTFTNKAAREMKERLELLLAQRLAQSQFGQPWSTLPPVEQRQLRSRIYREVTKELWIGTFHALFARMLRFDIDKFKDSEGLTWTRQFSIYDEADAQSLVKEIVTQELQLDPKRFEPKKTRWAISNAKNQGWLPDQLEAHAEGQRGKLTADVYRRYRKALAANNALDFDDLLLLPVQLLQQNEQVRSYWHRRFRHVLVDEYQDTNRTQYDLIKLLVTDGRDPQSVEDWSGRSVFVVGDADQSIYSFRAADFTILMGFQDDFGDQAPDDTTHTMVKLEENYRSTATILEAANALISNNSERIDKVLRPTRGEGELITLTRCDDEIAEAEAVVHRIRMMEAANPELSWGDMAVLYRTNAQSRAIEESLVRWGIPYIVVGGLRFYDRREIKDLLAYLRLLVNPADTVSLLRVINVPKRGIGKTTIQRLTDAANQLGIPLWDVVSDAEAVRSLGGRSAKGLLQFCELLNDLRLRVQDAAPSELIQQVMEKSGYVAELITEATDEAEERRRNLQELVNAALQYQEENDEGDLEGFLATAALSSDADSKDTAADRVTLMTLHSSKGLEFPVVFLVGLEQGLFPSYRSLDDPASLEEERRLCYVGITRAKERLFLSHASERRLWGGMREAAVPSVFLSELPEALIQGDIPQSGGAALRRERRLERLTRVDRDPPASAPANAVRRRQAGPAPGRSWCVGDRVSHASFGIGEVTHTFGSGEKVSIAVKFAGMGPKILDPRLAPIEPVSGTD from the coding sequence ATGAGCTTTCTTGCAGGACTCAACGACGCCCAGCGACGGGCGGTGGATCACCACGAAGGGCCCTTACTGGTTGTGGCTGGAGCCGGAAGCGGCAAGACCCGTGCGCTGACCCATCGCATCGCGCATCTGATCGGTGCCCACGGAGTGGATCCAGCTCAGGTTCTCGCGGTCACCTTCACCAACAAGGCGGCACGGGAGATGAAGGAGCGGTTGGAGCTGTTGCTGGCTCAGCGGCTGGCTCAGAGTCAGTTCGGTCAGCCATGGAGCACGCTGCCGCCGGTGGAGCAGCGTCAGCTGCGCTCGCGTATCTACCGGGAGGTCACCAAGGAGCTCTGGATCGGCACCTTTCACGCGCTCTTCGCGCGGATGCTTCGCTTCGACATCGACAAGTTCAAGGACAGTGAGGGGCTCACCTGGACCCGTCAGTTCTCGATCTACGACGAGGCTGATGCTCAGAGCCTGGTGAAGGAGATCGTCACCCAGGAGCTGCAACTGGATCCCAAGCGTTTTGAGCCGAAGAAGACCCGATGGGCCATCAGTAACGCCAAGAATCAGGGCTGGCTTCCCGATCAGCTGGAGGCCCATGCGGAAGGGCAGCGCGGCAAGCTCACCGCGGACGTGTACCGGCGTTATCGAAAGGCTCTGGCGGCCAACAACGCCCTTGACTTTGATGATCTGCTGTTGCTTCCGGTGCAGCTGCTCCAGCAGAACGAACAGGTGCGCAGCTACTGGCACCGCCGCTTCAGACATGTGCTGGTGGATGAATACCAGGACACCAACCGCACCCAGTACGACCTGATCAAGCTGCTGGTGACCGACGGGCGGGATCCGCAGAGCGTGGAGGACTGGAGCGGACGCTCCGTGTTCGTGGTGGGAGATGCCGATCAGAGCATCTACAGCTTCCGGGCTGCTGATTTCACGATTCTGATGGGCTTCCAGGACGATTTCGGCGATCAAGCTCCGGATGACACCACGCACACGATGGTGAAGCTGGAGGAGAACTACCGCTCCACTGCCACGATCCTGGAGGCGGCCAATGCCCTGATTTCTAATAACAGCGAACGCATCGACAAGGTGTTGCGCCCCACCCGGGGCGAGGGCGAATTGATCACCCTCACGCGTTGTGACGACGAGATCGCCGAAGCCGAGGCCGTGGTGCACCGGATTCGGATGATGGAGGCTGCGAATCCCGAACTCAGCTGGGGAGACATGGCGGTGCTTTATCGCACCAATGCCCAGTCGCGTGCGATCGAGGAATCCCTGGTGCGCTGGGGCATCCCTTACATCGTGGTGGGTGGTCTGCGTTTCTATGACCGGCGAGAGATCAAGGACCTTCTGGCCTATCTCCGACTGTTGGTGAATCCGGCGGACACCGTCAGCCTGCTGCGCGTGATCAATGTGCCGAAGCGCGGCATCGGCAAGACCACGATCCAACGCCTCACCGATGCTGCCAATCAGCTGGGGATTCCCCTTTGGGATGTGGTGAGCGATGCCGAAGCGGTTCGCTCCCTGGGTGGCCGTTCAGCCAAGGGGTTGCTGCAGTTCTGCGAACTGCTCAATGATCTGCGGCTGCGGGTGCAGGACGCTGCTCCGTCCGAGCTGATTCAGCAGGTGATGGAGAAGAGCGGGTACGTCGCTGAATTGATCACAGAAGCCACCGATGAGGCGGAGGAACGACGCCGCAACCTTCAGGAACTGGTGAATGCGGCGCTGCAGTATCAGGAAGAGAACGATGAGGGCGACCTGGAGGGTTTTCTGGCCACCGCCGCTCTCTCCAGTGATGCGGACAGCAAGGACACCGCGGCGGATCGGGTCACCCTGATGACCCTGCACAGCAGCAAGGGCCTGGAATTTCCCGTGGTCTTCCTGGTGGGGCTGGAACAGGGGCTGTTCCCCAGTTACCGATCGCTCGATGATCCCGCTTCTCTTGAAGAGGAGCGGCGTCTCTGTTACGTGGGCATCACCCGGGCCAAGGAGCGGCTGTTTCTTTCCCACGCCAGTGAACGGCGGCTCTGGGGTGGGATGCGGGAGGCCGCAGTGCCGTCGGTTTTTCTCTCGGAGCTGCCGGAAGCGCTGATTCAGGGAGATATTCCCCAGTCAGGAGGTGCCGCGCTGCGGCGGGAACGCCGGTTGGAGCGGCTTACCCGGGTTGATCGGGATCCACCGGCCTCCGCTCCAGCCAATGCGGTGCGCCGCCGTCAGGCCGGTCCAGCCCCTGGCCGCAGCTGGTGTGTGGGCGACCGGGTCAGCCATGCCAGCTTCGGAATCGGTGAGGTCACCCACACCTTCGGCAGTGGTGAAAAGGTCTCGATCGCCGTGAAGTTCGCTGGGATGGGACCCAAGATCCTGGATCCGCGGTTGGCTCCGATCGAACCTGTTTCAGGCACCGATTAA
- a CDS encoding sulfotransferase family protein, with amino-acid sequence MRKSNQTRKVFLFGVGAQKAGTSWLHEQLHCRQDADFGFCKEYHILDAITLPQFEHFRPRHAAPWKWRTWRRQRFLTDSSRYFDYFSRLLKKSSIQLTGDITPSYSCLSPETMAWVRQEFDQRNIATRVVFLMRDPVERILSQQRMKLRKRGELQPDIERNHLLRTAHKLRQQSSQRSDYLHTLKALSQAFAPKDLFIELYERLFTEPVYEQLCRHLMVPYQQPNWSHRVNESRSTTDLPDDVLASIGESQAAVYRGVADQLPELDLCRHWPTASRWCR; translated from the coding sequence ATGAGAAAGTCAAACCAAACGCGAAAAGTCTTCCTGTTTGGCGTTGGCGCACAAAAGGCAGGCACCTCCTGGCTGCATGAGCAATTACATTGCCGTCAGGACGCAGATTTCGGCTTCTGCAAGGAGTATCACATTCTTGACGCAATAACATTGCCGCAATTTGAACATTTCAGACCCAGACATGCAGCTCCCTGGAAATGGAGAACCTGGCGCCGGCAACGTTTCCTGACGGACAGCTCTCGCTATTTCGACTACTTCAGCCGCTTACTGAAAAAGTCGTCCATTCAACTCACCGGTGACATCACCCCGTCGTACAGCTGCCTTTCGCCCGAAACGATGGCTTGGGTGCGTCAGGAATTTGACCAAAGAAACATCGCCACCCGGGTGGTCTTCCTGATGCGGGATCCAGTGGAGCGAATTCTGTCGCAACAACGGATGAAATTACGCAAACGCGGGGAACTTCAGCCGGACATCGAACGGAATCATTTGCTGCGCACCGCCCATAAACTCAGGCAGCAGTCCAGTCAGCGCAGCGATTATCTGCACACACTCAAGGCATTAAGCCAGGCATTTGCCCCCAAGGATCTATTCATTGAGCTCTACGAACGTCTGTTCACCGAACCCGTTTATGAGCAGCTCTGCCGTCATCTGATGGTTCCATACCAGCAACCGAACTGGAGCCATCGGGTGAACGAAAGTCGCTCCACCACTGATCTGCCGGACGACGTTCTTGCCAGCATCGGTGAAAGCCAGGCTGCGGTGTACCGCGGCGTTGCCGATCAACTGCCGGAGCTTGATCTGTGCCGGCACTGGCCAACGGCTAGCCGCTGGTGCCGCTAG
- the kdsA gene encoding 3-deoxy-8-phosphooctulonate synthase, whose amino-acid sequence MGKPSIQLGDITFANDRPFVLLGGVNVLEDLDFSLHCAAHYKDVCNRLNIPLVFKASYDKANRSSIHSYRGPGLDEGLKILKAVKDTHGIPVITDVHTPEQAHLAANVADIIQLPAFLARQTDLVQAMAETGSIINIKKPQFLSPEQMRNIVEKFRECGNNQLLICERGTNFGYDNLVVDMLGFGVMKRSCDDLPLIFDVTHALQCRDPGGAASGGRRSQVVDLARAGMALGLAGLFLEAHPDPGKARCDGPSALPLNLLEAFLEQVKAVDDVVKSLPDLQIN is encoded by the coding sequence ATGGGAAAACCCTCCATTCAGCTTGGCGACATCACCTTCGCCAATGACCGCCCGTTTGTGCTACTTGGCGGCGTCAATGTATTGGAGGATCTGGACTTTTCCCTGCACTGCGCTGCCCATTACAAAGATGTTTGCAACCGCCTGAACATCCCGCTGGTGTTCAAGGCCTCTTATGACAAGGCGAATCGCTCATCCATTCATTCGTATCGCGGCCCAGGACTGGACGAGGGACTGAAGATTCTCAAGGCGGTGAAGGACACCCACGGCATTCCTGTGATCACCGATGTGCACACACCGGAACAAGCTCACTTAGCAGCAAATGTCGCTGACATCATTCAATTACCGGCCTTCCTGGCCCGCCAGACTGATCTGGTGCAGGCCATGGCCGAAACCGGTTCAATCATCAACATCAAAAAGCCGCAGTTTCTCAGCCCGGAACAGATGCGGAACATTGTTGAGAAGTTTCGGGAGTGCGGGAACAACCAGTTGCTGATCTGCGAACGCGGTACGAATTTCGGCTACGACAACCTCGTGGTGGACATGCTCGGATTCGGAGTGATGAAGCGCAGCTGCGATGACCTCCCTCTGATCTTCGATGTCACCCACGCCCTCCAGTGCCGTGATCCAGGTGGAGCCGCGTCGGGAGGTCGACGCTCCCAGGTCGTGGATCTTGCCAGAGCAGGCATGGCATTGGGCCTTGCAGGACTGTTTCTTGAGGCGCACCCTGATCCAGGCAAAGCCCGCTGCGATGGTCCGAGTGCCTTGCCACTGAACCTGCTCGAAGCATTTCTGGAGCAGGTGAAAGCCGTGGACGATGTGGTGAAATCCCTGCCCGACCTGCAGATCAATTGA
- a CDS encoding sulfotransferase, with the protein MSRPPTLLLIRGLGHSGTTILDLALGAHPLVMGLGEAARILKTPEPGEEQRGPAMLRGSQRQDRLCTCGATAKDCPIWGPALEWLVAHDHLSLPDKMQRLMQFSSAMPSATGEPHRVIVDSFQDELVLPQAMPDQLDVRVIHLVRDVRSWLHSRLKPARASAQPFSELRTLLRWWYVNRKFDRALQRCGRPVFRLGYEELALQPERSLQLLCDWLALPYSDQMLSPGANSTSHILSGNRMRFDPARSRAIRYDAAWMASNDWLLRTALLIPAVAGLNRKLVYSNDVLQSCV; encoded by the coding sequence ATGAGTCGTCCCCCAACCCTGCTGCTGATCCGCGGCCTGGGCCACAGCGGTACCACGATCCTTGATCTTGCTCTTGGTGCTCACCCTCTGGTGATGGGTCTTGGGGAAGCTGCCCGGATTCTGAAGACTCCGGAACCTGGTGAAGAACAACGTGGTCCCGCCATGCTGCGTGGTTCACAACGACAGGACCGACTCTGCACCTGTGGGGCCACTGCCAAGGACTGCCCGATCTGGGGACCGGCCTTGGAGTGGCTGGTGGCGCATGACCACCTGTCACTTCCGGACAAGATGCAGCGGCTGATGCAGTTCTCCAGCGCGATGCCGTCCGCCACTGGGGAGCCCCACCGGGTGATCGTCGATTCCTTTCAGGATGAACTGGTGCTGCCCCAGGCGATGCCTGATCAACTGGATGTGCGGGTGATTCACCTGGTGCGTGACGTCCGCTCCTGGCTGCACTCCCGGTTGAAGCCAGCCCGCGCATCAGCGCAGCCGTTCTCCGAGCTGCGCACCTTGTTGCGTTGGTGGTACGTGAATCGCAAATTCGATCGGGCTCTGCAGCGCTGCGGCCGGCCTGTGTTTCGTCTGGGCTATGAGGAACTGGCGCTCCAACCCGAGCGTTCGCTGCAGCTGTTGTGCGACTGGTTGGCTCTGCCCTATTCCGATCAGATGCTGTCGCCCGGAGCTAACAGCACAAGCCATATCCTTTCGGGCAATCGGATGCGGTTTGATCCGGCTCGCTCGCGGGCGATCCGTTACGACGCCGCCTGGATGGCCTCCAACGACTGGCTGCTTCGCACGGCTCTGCTGATTCCGGCTGTGGCTGGGCTGAACCGGAAACTGGTGTATTCCAACGACGTTCTCCAGTCCTGTGTGTAG